One Brachyspira pilosicoli P43/6/78 genomic window carries:
- a CDS encoding aspartate 1-decarboxylase, whose protein sequence is MMHEVIKSKINRLTVTRTDLNFKDSITIDETLMDKSDILEGDIVSVINLSNNNRFEAEVIKGIANTGIISINGKYVHLAKKDDVIVVLSYSNIPEEHIKKHITNIIQVNMHNMVID, encoded by the coding sequence ATGATGCATGAAGTAATAAAATCTAAAATAAATAGATTGACTGTAACTAGAACTGATCTTAATTTCAAAGATTCAATTACCATAGATGAAACTTTAATGGATAAATCAGATATACTTGAGGGGGATATAGTATCTGTAATAAACCTTAGCAATAATAATAGATTTGAAGCTGAGGTTATAAAGGGAATAGCAAATACTGGTATAATAAGCATAAATGGCAAGTATGTTCATTTAGCTAAAAAAGATGATGTAATAGTTGTATTGTCATACAGCAATATACCGGAAGAACATATAAAAAAACATATTACAAATATTATTCAAGTAAATATGCATAATATGGTTATAGACTAA
- a CDS encoding glutamine synthetase III, with translation MDKLPDIFESYVFNDNVMQEKLPKDIYKKLIKTIKNGERLDLELANVVAHAMKEWAIEKGATHFTHWFQPMTGVTAEKHTCFITQTKDGKVRMEFTGKELVQGEPDASSFPSGGLRSTFEARGYTAWDPTSYAFIKDNTLCIPSAFCSYSGESLDKKTPLLRSMEVIERESKRILKLFGHNNINRVYTTVGAEQEYFLIDRDLYLQRPDLRYCKRTLFGACPPKGQELEDHYFGAIKPRVLEFMKELDNELWKLGIIAKTEHNEVAPGQYELAPEFTITNMATDQNQITMELMKVIAEKHNLACILHEKPFSGVNGSGKHNNWSIATDTGLNLFEPGNTPSENKQFLLFVVAVMKAVDEYQDLLRATTASASNDHRLGASEAPPAIISIFLGDELTEIIESMENSKKYKKREAVEMEMGVNSLARFTKDSTDRNRTSPLAFTGNKFEFRMVGSSLSVSGPNIVLNTIVAEALSQFADVLEKSSDFDKDLEVLLKENIKKHKRIIYNGNNYSDEWVKEANKRGLCNLKTTPEALETFISQKNIDLFLKHKVLTKAEVLSRYEISLEEYNKVINIEALTLIDMINKYIIPFSLDYTEELVNIYEKKKSLKIKYDIEKDLLDRLTSLTNNLYKKLRTLEDYLSEAKKIKNISKSSIFFRDKVLACIEDMRPIIDELEKTVSKKYWKLPTYGDMLYSLA, from the coding sequence ATGGATAAATTACCTGACATATTTGAAAGTTATGTGTTTAATGATAACGTAATGCAAGAAAAACTTCCTAAAGACATTTACAAAAAACTGATAAAAACAATAAAGAATGGTGAGAGATTAGACTTAGAGTTAGCAAATGTAGTAGCTCATGCCATGAAAGAATGGGCAATAGAAAAAGGAGCAACACATTTCACTCACTGGTTTCAGCCTATGACAGGCGTAACTGCAGAAAAGCATACTTGTTTTATTACTCAAACCAAAGACGGTAAAGTTCGTATGGAGTTTACAGGTAAAGAACTTGTTCAAGGTGAGCCTGATGCTTCAAGTTTTCCTTCTGGCGGATTAAGAAGTACTTTTGAAGCTAGAGGATATACAGCTTGGGACCCTACTTCTTATGCTTTTATTAAAGATAATACTCTATGCATACCAAGTGCTTTTTGTTCTTATAGCGGAGAATCTCTAGATAAAAAAACACCTCTGCTTCGTTCCATGGAGGTTATAGAAAGAGAAAGTAAAAGAATATTAAAACTATTTGGTCATAATAATATTAATAGAGTATATACAACAGTTGGCGCAGAACAAGAATATTTTTTAATAGATAGAGATTTATATTTACAAAGACCAGATTTAAGATATTGTAAGAGAACATTATTTGGAGCTTGCCCGCCAAAAGGACAGGAATTAGAAGACCATTATTTTGGTGCTATAAAACCAAGAGTTTTAGAGTTTATGAAAGAGTTGGATAATGAACTTTGGAAACTTGGTATTATTGCAAAAACAGAGCATAATGAAGTAGCTCCTGGTCAATATGAACTTGCTCCAGAGTTTACAATAACAAATATGGCAACAGACCAAAACCAAATTACAATGGAGCTTATGAAGGTAATAGCAGAGAAACATAATTTAGCTTGTATTTTGCATGAAAAACCTTTTTCTGGAGTTAATGGCAGCGGAAAACATAATAACTGGTCTATAGCTACAGATACAGGACTTAACCTATTTGAGCCTGGAAATACACCTTCAGAAAATAAACAATTCCTACTATTTGTGGTTGCTGTAATGAAAGCTGTTGATGAATATCAGGATTTGTTAAGAGCTACAACTGCTAGTGCTAGCAACGACCATCGTTTAGGAGCATCTGAAGCACCTCCTGCTATAATATCAATATTTCTTGGAGATGAACTTACTGAAATAATTGAGTCTATGGAAAACTCAAAAAAATACAAAAAAAGAGAAGCTGTAGAAATGGAAATGGGTGTTAATTCTTTGGCTAGATTTACAAAAGATTCAACTGATAGAAACCGTACTTCTCCTCTTGCTTTTACTGGAAATAAATTTGAGTTTAGAATGGTTGGCTCTAGTTTATCAGTATCTGGTCCTAATATAGTATTAAATACAATAGTAGCAGAAGCATTATCACAATTTGCTGATGTATTAGAAAAGTCTTCAGATTTTGATAAAGATTTAGAAGTGTTACTAAAAGAAAACATCAAAAAACATAAAAGAATAATTTACAATGGAAATAACTATTCTGATGAATGGGTAAAAGAAGCTAATAAGAGAGGCTTATGCAATTTAAAAACAACTCCTGAAGCACTTGAAACATTTATATCACAAAAAAATATAGACTTGTTCTTAAAACACAAAGTATTAACAAAAGCTGAAGTTCTCTCAAGATATGAAATAAGTTTAGAAGAATATAATAAAGTAATTAATATTGAAGCACTTACTTTAATAGATATGATTAATAAATATATTATACCATTTTCTTTGGATTATACAGAAGAGCTTGTTAATATATATGAGAAGAAAAAAAGTTTAAAAATAAAATATGATATAGAAAAAGACTTGTTAGATAGATTAACTAGTTTAACTAATAATCTTTATAAGAAGCTAAGAACTTTAGAAGATTATTTATCTGAAGCAAAAAAGATAAAGAATATATCAAAGTCTAGCATATTTTTCAGAGATAAAGTGTTGGCTTGTATAGAGGATATGCGTCCTATAATTGATGAGCTAGAGAAAACTGTTTCTAAAAAATATTGGAAACTTCCAACTTATGGAGATATGCTATATAGCTTAGCTTAA
- a CDS encoding PepSY-like domain-containing protein, translating into MKKLFCLLFAFSIIGSSSLFADWIIPISQVPAAVKNAVKRRFPRTRIWKVEMDDGLYHVELSNGVELEVTRRGRIVDIDY; encoded by the coding sequence ATGAAAAAATTATTTTGTTTGTTATTTGCTTTTTCTATAATCGGAAGTTCTTCTCTTTTTGCTGATTGGATTATACCTATCAGTCAAGTTCCTGCAGCAGTTAAAAATGCTGTAAAAAGACGTTTCCCAAGAACAAGAATTTGGAAAGTAGAGATGGACGATGGATTGTATCATGTAGAACTTAGTAATGGCGTAGAACTTGAAGTAACTAGAAGAGGAAGAATAGTTGATATAGATTATTAA
- a CDS encoding DUF4954 family protein, protein MKLCFLNKGVAMSYFFVKEDKEFRKLKENEIDFLKSQGCISQSWDKILIKNVDLTRIKDVTFHGKIKINELNGNVKYYNKLKVPASINRATLIDVFINGNVYINNIGRFIANYKIQNGVIIENAGAIYMEGESSFGNGVETSPIMEGDGRSVKIFYRLNSHIAYIVAMYRHKKLMRDNINKIIDDYAKSKTKKFGKIKKHAQIINARIIKNSLIDPYATIENTDEINNTTIISTKECPSYIGTSVILKDSIVLKGAHIVDGTVIKKAFIGEGVKLGRQFSCEDSLLFANCEGEHGEMFSIFAGPYTVTHHKATLLIASHFSFFNAGSATNQSNHMYKLGPYHHGFMERGCKTGSNSYILWPSHIGAFSTVIGSHYDNVDTSDFPFSYITEHGYHQTRLIPALNLFGVGLSRDENKWRDRDRRVGDKKDLIIFDVFSPYTVSKMIKAEEILNNIKKEIINDEVEYIKYKNMIIKTSSLNKYSNRYSIAIDLYLHNKLLEYIKESDNLNDIFNDTNKFYETWVDVGGLICAKEKLDDVILNIENNNINNVQDLVKSFEELYNNYSTDEKSWVINIIKKRYNVNTINIDVIIKMLKEHLSLLTTSYEIFYRDVKKEYDLAKMVSCGIDDKTVMEEDFKAIRGTAKDNAFVIKYKNDVETKIEDINKLIKKLGN, encoded by the coding sequence ATGAAATTATGTTTTTTAAATAAAGGTGTAGCTATGAGTTATTTTTTTGTAAAAGAAGATAAAGAGTTTAGAAAATTAAAAGAAAACGAAATAGATTTTTTAAAAAGCCAAGGATGCATTTCACAAAGCTGGGATAAAATATTAATAAAGAATGTTGATTTAACAAGGATAAAAGATGTTACTTTTCATGGCAAAATAAAAATTAATGAACTAAATGGAAACGTAAAATATTATAATAAGCTAAAAGTACCAGCATCAATAAATAGGGCTACTTTAATAGATGTATTTATAAATGGTAATGTTTATATAAATAATATAGGACGTTTTATTGCAAATTATAAAATACAAAATGGAGTTATAATAGAGAATGCCGGAGCTATATACATGGAAGGAGAGAGCAGTTTTGGAAATGGAGTAGAAACTTCTCCTATTATGGAAGGTGACGGAAGAAGCGTAAAAATATTTTATAGACTAAACTCACATATAGCATATATAGTTGCAATGTATAGACATAAAAAATTAATGCGTGATAATATAAATAAAATAATAGATGATTATGCTAAAAGCAAAACTAAGAAATTCGGAAAGATAAAAAAGCATGCTCAAATCATTAATGCAAGAATAATAAAAAATTCTCTCATAGACCCTTATGCTACAATAGAAAATACAGATGAAATAAATAACACTACAATAATAAGTACAAAAGAATGCCCATCATATATAGGCACATCTGTAATATTAAAAGATTCCATTGTATTAAAAGGAGCACATATAGTTGATGGCACCGTTATAAAAAAGGCATTTATTGGAGAAGGAGTTAAACTAGGAAGACAATTTTCTTGTGAAGACTCTTTGCTATTTGCAAACTGTGAAGGAGAGCATGGTGAGATGTTTTCTATATTTGCAGGTCCTTATACAGTTACGCACCATAAAGCAACACTTTTAATAGCAAGCCATTTCTCATTTTTTAATGCAGGTAGTGCTACAAATCAAAGTAACCATATGTACAAACTAGGACCTTATCATCATGGTTTTATGGAGAGAGGATGCAAAACAGGAAGTAATTCATATATATTATGGCCTTCTCATATTGGTGCTTTTTCTACAGTAATAGGCTCTCATTATGATAATGTTGATACATCTGATTTTCCTTTTTCATATATCACAGAACATGGATATCATCAAACTAGGCTTATTCCTGCTTTAAATTTATTTGGTGTAGGTCTTTCAAGAGATGAAAATAAATGGAGAGATAGAGACAGAAGAGTAGGGGATAAAAAAGATTTAATTATATTTGATGTTTTTAGCCCTTATACTGTTTCAAAAATGATTAAAGCAGAAGAAATATTAAATAATATAAAAAAAGAAATTATTAATGATGAAGTAGAATATATAAAATACAAAAATATGATTATAAAAACATCATCATTAAACAAATATTCAAATAGATATTCAATTGCAATAGATTTATATTTGCATAACAAACTCCTTGAATATATAAAAGAATCTGACAACTTAAATGATATTTTTAATGATACAAATAAATTTTATGAAACTTGGGTTGATGTTGGAGGACTTATATGTGCAAAAGAAAAACTAGATGATGTTATATTAAATATAGAAAATAATAATATTAATAATGTTCAAGATTTAGTAAAATCTTTTGAAGAACTATATAATAATTATAGTACAGATGAAAAATCTTGGGTTATAAATATAATTAAAAAAAGATATAATGTAAATACTATTAACATAGATGTTATAATAAAAATGTTAAAAGAGCATTTATCACTTCTTACTACTTCATATGAAATATTTTATAGAGATGTAAAAAAAGAATATGATTTAGCAAAGATGGTTAGCTGCGGAATAGATGATAAAACTGTGATGGAAGAAGATTTTAAAGCTATAAGAGGAACTGCTAAAGATAATGCTTTTGTTATAAAATATAAAAATGATGTAGAGACAAAAATAGAAGATATAAATAAATTAATAAAAAAGTTAGGAAATTAA
- a CDS encoding BadF/BadG/BcrA/BcrD ATPase family protein — protein sequence MKIIYKAGIDIGSTTAKMVVYDNKNNMIFKTYTRHNADVKETLLSILRDLKTNHGDLEILVSMTGTAGMGISEKTGISFVQEVIASSTAIRKIYPYGRTLIDIGGEDAKIIVFDDNFKADIRMNGNCAGGTGAFIDQMATLLNVHPSELSTLAEKSTSVYPMASRCGVFAKTDVQTLISRDIPKTDIAKSIFQAVAVQTINTLAKGFEIKPKILFTGGPLTFLPELRRTFLTLLNATEDDMYTVDHPELTAAIGAAFGEDEEQTAIKISDFIKLVENISSDVKITNSKHREALFSGQEEYEKWVDEHSKDKVKSADVETVNNKNTFLGIDSGSTTTKIVIIDDKGQVVLRHYRNNNGNPVGAVTEGLTEIKKELDEKNIKINIARTAVTGYGEDLIKAAFNMDEGIVETMAHYRGAKAFDKDVSFILDIGGQDMKAIFIKDGIIENIEINEACSSGCGSFIETFARGMGYKVADFANIACESASPCDLGSRCTVFMNSKVKQSLREGSSVADISAGLAKSVTLNCFTKVLKITDTSILGEHIVVQGGTFKNAAVLRSVEKFLNKKVIRPDISELMGAYGCALLALDTYNKEKEDTTFIGLDNLQEANDYERKQLTCKGCENLCTVTRLKFKDSKSFYTGNKCERIFTNKGSKERNYGMDITQKKLSLLFDRPLAPATDDIKGVIGIPRVLNMYQNFPFWATILVECGYRVQLSSPSSMAIAEKGSGTVMSDNICFPAKIANGHIYDLIESNVDRIFYPSVVLEKKEDDNSDNSYNCPVVTGYPDVIDSSISPLTKYGIAFDAPTISFLNEDLLYKGCKAYFVKTLGIDKKDFDRAFKLALKEQERVKAELKEEGKKIIEHAKETQTPIILIVSRPYHIDPLINHKIPETIASFGINVLTEDGLDIDESLADVQVLTQWSYPNKMFKAVLWAAKQKDLKLEVVQINSFGCGPDATTSDEIKSILNAYGKNPTLVKVDEISSPGSIRLRIRSMIESMKMKGDFIPKEKPQRTIIKRYEKNDKRAILVPKFGHFYDPMILTLLQRSGYDTIPLPEPDIDSVETGLRYANQDICYPATIIVGDIVKAVQSGKYDPDKIAAGITQTGGQCRASNYASLIKRGLINAGYPNVPVITVGLTVINDQPGFKLSKIDMMKEGIVAMPYADAISTMYYYTAVREVNRGESLALANKYIALHPKDFNLGDTDKLLKQAVKEFNAIETKDLVLPKAGLVGEIYVKYNNFANGDVCDWLMAKGIEVIVPPVFDFFVQKVISEQVNKETNAREVSLLGYYGSKLSEKVIDARIDSINQIMSKFKGFRPVHHIRQIAENAAKVTAMTNQFGEAWLLPGEIATFAEENINNVLCLQPFGCIANHIIARGIETRLKTIYPNLNLLYLDMDAGASEVNTVNRLEFFARSAKDSMNSIMVDDDIKEAVGAYHK from the coding sequence ATGAAAATTATTTATAAAGCTGGTATTGATATTGGTTCAACTACCGCAAAAATGGTTGTATATGATAATAAAAACAATATGATATTTAAAACTTATACTAGACACAATGCTGATGTCAAAGAAACATTACTTTCTATATTAAGAGATTTAAAAACTAATCATGGAGATTTAGAAATATTGGTATCTATGACAGGTACTGCTGGTATGGGTATTAGTGAAAAAACAGGCATTAGCTTTGTACAAGAGGTAATTGCTTCTTCAACAGCTATTAGAAAGATTTATCCTTATGGAAGAACATTGATTGATATAGGCGGAGAGGATGCAAAAATAATAGTATTTGATGATAATTTCAAAGCTGATATAAGAATGAATGGTAACTGTGCAGGTGGAACCGGTGCTTTTATTGACCAGATGGCAACACTTCTAAATGTTCACCCATCAGAGCTTTCAACACTTGCAGAAAAGTCTACTTCTGTTTACCCAATGGCAAGTAGATGCGGTGTATTTGCTAAAACAGATGTACAAACTCTTATTAGCCGTGATATACCAAAAACTGATATTGCTAAAAGTATATTCCAAGCAGTAGCTGTTCAGACAATTAATACTCTTGCTAAAGGTTTTGAAATTAAGCCTAAAATATTATTTACAGGCGGACCTTTAACATTCCTTCCAGAATTAAGAAGAACATTTTTAACTCTTTTGAATGCAACAGAAGATGATATGTATACAGTTGATCACCCTGAATTAACTGCTGCAATAGGTGCTGCTTTTGGTGAAGATGAAGAACAAACAGCAATAAAAATTTCTGATTTTATAAAATTAGTAGAAAATATTTCTTCTGATGTAAAAATAACTAATTCTAAACATAGAGAAGCATTATTCAGCGGCCAGGAAGAATATGAAAAGTGGGTAGATGAACATAGTAAAGACAAAGTAAAATCTGCTGATGTAGAAACTGTTAATAATAAAAACACATTCTTAGGTATAGACTCTGGTTCTACTACTACAAAAATAGTTATTATTGATGATAAAGGACAAGTGGTATTAAGACATTATAGAAACAATAATGGAAACCCAGTAGGTGCTGTTACTGAAGGACTTACAGAGATTAAAAAAGAATTAGATGAGAAAAATATAAAAATAAATATAGCAAGAACTGCTGTTACAGGTTATGGAGAAGATTTAATAAAAGCTGCTTTCAATATGGACGAAGGTATTGTTGAAACTATGGCTCACTATAGAGGTGCTAAGGCTTTTGATAAAGATGTAAGCTTCATTCTTGATATAGGCGGTCAGGATATGAAGGCTATATTTATTAAAGACGGTATCATAGAAAATATTGAAATTAACGAGGCTTGTTCATCAGGCTGTGGTTCATTTATAGAAACATTTGCACGCGGCATGGGGTATAAAGTAGCTGATTTTGCTAATATTGCTTGCGAATCTGCTAGCCCTTGTGATTTAGGAAGCCGCTGTACAGTGTTTATGAATAGTAAAGTAAAACAGTCTTTAAGAGAGGGCTCTTCAGTTGCTGATATTTCTGCAGGTCTTGCTAAGAGTGTTACATTAAACTGTTTCACTAAAGTATTAAAAATTACTGATACTTCTATTTTGGGTGAGCATATAGTTGTTCAAGGCGGTACATTTAAGAATGCTGCAGTGCTTCGTTCTGTAGAAAAATTCTTAAACAAAAAAGTTATTCGCCCTGATATATCAGAGCTTATGGGAGCTTATGGCTGTGCATTGCTCGCTTTAGATACTTACAATAAAGAAAAAGAAGATACAACATTTATAGGTTTAGATAATTTACAAGAAGCTAATGATTATGAGAGAAAACAGCTTACTTGTAAAGGCTGCGAAAACCTTTGTACTGTTACAAGATTAAAATTCAAAGACAGTAAATCATTCTATACAGGTAACAAATGCGAAAGAATATTCACTAATAAAGGCTCAAAAGAAAGAAATTATGGAATGGATATTACTCAGAAAAAACTTTCTTTACTCTTTGACAGACCTTTAGCACCTGCTACAGATGATATAAAAGGTGTTATAGGAATACCTAGAGTACTTAATATGTATCAAAACTTCCCATTCTGGGCTACTATACTTGTAGAATGCGGATATAGAGTACAATTATCATCTCCTTCAAGCATGGCTATAGCTGAGAAAGGCTCTGGTACAGTTATGAGTGATAATATATGTTTCCCTGCTAAAATAGCTAATGGACATATATATGATTTAATAGAATCTAATGTAGACAGAATATTCTATCCTTCTGTTGTTTTAGAGAAAAAAGAAGATGATAATAGTGATAATAGTTATAACTGTCCTGTTGTAACTGGTTATCCTGATGTAATAGACAGTTCTATAAGTCCATTAACTAAATATGGTATAGCTTTTGATGCTCCAACAATCTCTTTCTTAAACGAAGATTTACTTTACAAAGGCTGTAAGGCTTATTTTGTAAAAACACTCGGTATAGATAAAAAAGATTTCGACAGAGCATTCAAATTAGCTTTAAAAGAACAAGAGAGAGTAAAAGCAGAATTAAAAGAAGAAGGCAAAAAAATAATAGAGCATGCTAAAGAAACGCAAACTCCTATTATACTTATAGTAAGCAGACCTTATCATATAGACCCATTAATTAACCACAAAATACCAGAAACTATTGCTTCATTTGGTATTAATGTGCTTACAGAAGATGGTCTTGATATTGATGAATCTCTTGCTGATGTTCAAGTATTAACTCAATGGTCTTATCCTAATAAGATGTTTAAAGCTGTTTTATGGGCAGCTAAGCAAAAAGATTTAAAACTTGAAGTTGTTCAAATTAATAGTTTCGGCTGCGGTCCTGATGCTACTACTTCTGATGAAATAAAATCTATACTTAATGCTTATGGAAAAAATCCTACTTTAGTAAAAGTTGATGAGATTTCAAGCCCTGGAAGTATAAGACTTAGAATACGTTCTATGATAGAAAGTATGAAGATGAAAGGTGATTTTATACCAAAAGAAAAACCTCAAAGAACTATTATTAAAAGATATGAGAAAAATGATAAGCGTGCAATACTTGTTCCTAAATTCGGACATTTCTATGACCCTATGATTTTAACTCTACTTCAAAGAAGCGGATACGATACAATACCTCTTCCAGAGCCTGATATAGACTCTGTAGAAACAGGTTTAAGATATGCTAACCAAGATATATGTTATCCAGCTACAATAATAGTAGGTGATATTGTAAAAGCTGTACAAAGCGGAAAATATGACCCTGATAAAATAGCTGCTGGTATTACTCAAACAGGCGGACAATGCCGTGCTAGTAACTATGCTTCACTTATTAAAAGAGGTTTAATTAATGCTGGTTATCCTAATGTACCTGTTATTACTGTTGGTTTAACTGTTATTAATGACCAGCCTGGATTTAAGCTTTCAAAAATAGATATGATGAAAGAGGGTATAGTTGCTATGCCTTATGCTGATGCTATATCTACAATGTATTATTATACTGCTGTACGTGAGGTTAATAGAGGTGAATCTTTAGCTCTTGCTAATAAATATATAGCTTTACACCCTAAAGATTTTAATCTTGGTGATACTGATAAGTTGTTAAAACAGGCTGTTAAAGAGTTTAATGCTATTGAAACTAAAGACTTAGTATTACCTAAAGCTGGACTTGTTGGTGAGATATATGTAAAATACAACAATTTTGCTAATGGAGATGTTTGTGATTGGCTTATGGCTAAAGGAATAGAAGTTATAGTGCCTCCTGTATTTGACTTCTTTGTACAAAAAGTTATAAGCGAACAGGTAAACAAAGAAACTAATGCTAGAGAGGTGTCTTTACTTGGATATTATGGTTCTAAATTGTCTGAGAAAGTTATAGATGCTAGAATAGATTCTATAAACCAAATAATGTCTAAGTTTAAAGGATTTAGACCTGTACACCATATAAGACAAATTGCTGAAAATGCTGCTAAAGTTACTGCTATGACTAACCAATTTGGTGAAGCTTGGCTTTTACCTGGTGAAATAGCTACTTTTGCTGAAGAGAATATTAATAATGTGCTTTGTTTACAGCCTTTTGGTTGTATTGCTAACCATATTATAGCTCGCGGTATTGAAACTAGACTTAAAACTATATATCCTAATCTTAATCTTCTTTATTTGGATATGGATGCTGGTGCTAGTGAAGTTAATACTGTAAACAGATTAGAGTTCTTTGCTCGTTCTGCTAAAGATAGTATGAACTCTATTATGGTTGATGATGATATTAAAGAAGCTGTTGGAGCATATCATAAATAA